A genomic segment from Agelaius phoeniceus isolate bAgePho1 chromosome 2, bAgePho1.hap1, whole genome shotgun sequence encodes:
- the GPR12 gene encoding G-protein coupled receptor 12: MNEDLKVNLSWLPQDHVEASSTENASAAGSSLVPAVDPEPELLVNPWDIVLCTSGTLISCENAIVVLIIFHNPSLRAPMFLLIGSLALADLLAGIGLIINFVFAYLLQSEATKLVTIGLIVASFSASVGSLLAITVDRYLSLYYALTYNSERTVTFTYVMLILLWGASICIGLLPVMGWNCLRDESTCSVIRPLTKNNAAVLSVSFLLMFALMLQLYIQICKIVMRHAHQIALQHHFLATSHYVTTRKGVSTLAIILGTFAACWMPFTLYSLIADYTYPSIYTYATLLPATYNSIINPVIYAFRNQEIQKALWLVCCGCIPSNLSQRARSPSDV; encoded by the coding sequence ATGAATGAAGATCTGAAGGTTAATTTGAGCTGGCTGCCTCAGGATCATGTAGAAGCCAGCTCTACAGAGAATGCctcagctgcaggctcctccCTGGTTCCTGCCGTAGACCCTGAGCCAGAGCTTTTGGTAAACCCCTGGGACATTGTCTTGTGTACTTCAGGGACCCTTATCTCCTGCGAAAATGCCATTGTGGTTCTGATCATTTTTCATAATCCCAGTCTTCGCGCCCCCATGTTCCTCTTGATAGGCAGCCTGGCGCTGGCAGATCTCTTAGCAGGCATTGGATTGATCATCAATTTTGTTTTTGCCTACCTTCTGCAGTCAGAAGCTACGAAACTGGTTACGATTGGACTGATTGTTGCCTCTTTCTCAGCATCTGTTGGCAGCTTGCTGGCTATCACTGTTGATCGTTACCTCTCCCTGTATTATGCTCTGACTTACAATTCAGAGAGGACTGTCACTTTTACCTATGTCATGCTCATATTGCTCTGGGGTGCATCTATCTGTATTGGACTGCTGCCTGTGATGGGCTGGAACTGCCTCAGAGATGAATCCACCTGCAGTGTTATCAGACCACTCACTAAAAATAATGCAGCTGTCCTTTCGGTCTCTTTCTTGCTTATGTTTGCCCTCATGCTGCAGCTCTACATTCAGATCTGTAAAATCGTGATGCGCCATGCCCATCAGATTGCCTTGCAACACCATTTCCTGGCCACTTCCCACTATGTGACCACCCGAAAAGGAGTGTCTACTTTGGCCATTATTTTGGGGACCTTTGCTGCTTGCTGGATGCCTTTTACGCTCTATTCTTTAATAGCAGATTACACCTATCCTTCTATATACACCTATGCCACCCTCCTGCCAGCCACCTACAATTCCATCATCAATCCTGTAATATATGCTTTTAGAAACCAGGAGATACAGAAAGCACTTTGGCTCGTCTGTTGTGGCTGTATTCCTTCTAACCTGTCTCAGAGGGCAAGATCACCCAGTGATGTCTGA